In Miscanthus floridulus cultivar M001 chromosome 5, ASM1932011v1, whole genome shotgun sequence, one genomic interval encodes:
- the LOC136453651 gene encoding uncharacterized protein, which translates to MPPHRAGGAAGGGDTSAFFAATLVLWAVSVGFEIGVRGRRELAPVAAGFAFFQAANAAVRGSVSRDPLFVNTAVSLLHSSLTSVSVIFVLVHQWRNKGLENMFEHEELFGGSWIGAYSALCFSCGYFAYDQLDMLRYRLYSGWIPGILMHHLILLICFTLALYRNVTINYLILSLVCELHSIFLHVRKVRRMVGFRDFNRTVVKLEWVLNWTTFVTARVIGHILITYKLIADAHKFGKGIELPLALLGMAGMNLLNIFLGLDLLKAFARERNQQNHQD; encoded by the exons ATGCCGCCCCACCGTGCCGGAGGGGCCGCAGGCGGCGGTGACACGAGCGCGTTCTTCGCGGCGACACTAGTGCTCTGGGCTGTGTCTGTGGGGTTCGAGATCGGCGTGCGGGGGCGACGCGAGCTTGCGCCCGTGGCCGCCGGCTTCGCCTTCTTCCAGGCCGCCAACGCCGCGGTCCGCGGCTCGGTCTCCCGCGACCCGCTCTTCGTCAACACCGCCGTATCGCTCCTCCACTCCTCCCTCACCTCCGTGTCCG TTATCTTTGTTCTTGTCCATCAATGGCGTAATAAGGGCCTTGAGAACATGTTTGAGCATGAAGAACTATTTGGTGGCAGTTGGATTGGAGCATATTCTGCTCTGTGCTTTTCTTGTGGCTACTTTGCCTATGATCAACTGGACATGCTCCGTTACCGACTGTACAGTGGATGGATTCCTGGAATTCTCATGCATCACTTGATCCTACTCATTTGCTTTACACTAGCTCTGTATAGGAATGTCACAATCAACTACCTAATTCTCTCCCTTGTATGCGAG CTGCACTCCATATTTTTGCATGTAAGGAAAGTGAGGCGGATGGTTGGATTTCGGGATTTCAACAGAACAGTGGTGAAGCTGGAATGGGTACTCAACTGGACTACCTTTGTGACAGCAAGGGTGATAGGCCATATCTTGATTACTTATAAGCTCATCGCTGATGCCCACAAATTTGGGAAGGGCATTGAGCTTCCTCTAGCTCTTCTTGGTATGGCAGGAATGAATCTGCTCAACATATTTCTAGGGCTCGATCTACTTAAAGCATTCGCACGAGAAAGAAATCAGCAGAACCATCAGGATTGA